The following proteins are co-located in the Aggregatibacter aphrophilus ATCC 33389 genome:
- the murJ gene encoding murein biosynthesis integral membrane protein MurJ encodes MSKRLLKSGIIVSAMTLVSRVLGLVRDVVIANLIGAGAAADVFLFANRIPNFLRRLFAEGAFSQAFVPVLAEYQKSGDLSKTREFIGKVSGTLGGLVTVVTLLAMIGSPVVAAIFGTGWFVDWLNDGPNAEKFTQASLLLKITFPYLWFVTFVALSGAILNTIGKFGVMSFSPVLLNIAMIATALWLAPQLENPDLGLAIGIFLGGLLQFLFQLPFLYQAKLLVKPKWAWHDEGVKKIRTLMIPALFGVSVSQINLLLDTFIASFLMTGSISWLYYSDRLLEFPLGLFGIAISTVILPTLARHHVNRDDNAKSAVDFRNTMDWGVRMILLLGVPAMIGIAVLAQPMLLVLFMRGSFTFNDVQAASYSLWGFNAGLLSFMLIKILANGYYARQDTKTPVKIGIIAMVSNMAFNLLAIPFSYVGLAIASAMSATLNAFLLYRGLAKADIYHFSRQSAVFFLKVFCAAAMMGLLVWYNSPSLIEWNAMSFFNRVYWLAWLIVLAAIVYGGMLLLLGIRKQHLSGAN; translated from the coding sequence TTGAGTAAGAGGTTATTAAAATCGGGCATTATCGTGAGCGCCATGACGTTGGTATCCCGTGTATTGGGGTTAGTTCGCGATGTAGTGATTGCCAATTTAATCGGTGCCGGTGCAGCGGCGGATGTGTTTTTGTTCGCTAATCGTATTCCTAATTTTCTCCGTCGATTATTCGCCGAAGGGGCGTTTTCACAAGCGTTTGTGCCGGTATTGGCGGAGTATCAAAAATCCGGTGATTTATCCAAAACCCGTGAATTTATCGGCAAAGTGTCGGGCACCTTAGGAGGCTTGGTCACGGTCGTTACGTTATTAGCGATGATCGGCTCGCCGGTGGTTGCGGCCATTTTCGGAACAGGTTGGTTTGTGGATTGGTTGAATGACGGGCCAAATGCGGAAAAATTCACGCAAGCCTCGTTGTTGCTCAAAATCACCTTTCCTTATTTATGGTTCGTGACCTTCGTTGCGCTGTCCGGTGCGATTCTCAATACCATCGGCAAATTCGGCGTGATGTCGTTCTCGCCGGTGTTACTCAATATTGCCATGATTGCCACCGCACTTTGGCTGGCACCGCAGTTGGAAAATCCGGATTTAGGCTTGGCTATCGGGATCTTTCTCGGCGGTTTATTACAATTTTTGTTTCAACTGCCTTTCTTATATCAAGCCAAATTATTAGTAAAACCCAAATGGGCGTGGCATGACGAAGGCGTGAAGAAAATCCGCACACTGATGATTCCCGCCTTATTCGGTGTTTCCGTGAGCCAAATCAACTTGCTGCTTGATACCTTTATCGCCAGTTTCTTAATGACGGGCTCCATCAGCTGGCTGTATTATTCCGACCGCTTGTTAGAGTTTCCTCTTGGGTTGTTCGGTATCGCCATTTCTACGGTGATTTTGCCGACCCTTGCCCGCCACCATGTGAACCGTGACGATAATGCCAAAAGTGCGGTGGATTTTCGCAACACAATGGACTGGGGCGTACGCATGATTTTATTGCTCGGCGTGCCTGCCATGATCGGCATTGCCGTGTTGGCGCAACCGATGTTGCTCGTGCTGTTTATGCGCGGTAGCTTTACCTTTAACGATGTTCAGGCCGCCTCTTATTCCCTGTGGGGCTTTAACGCAGGGCTTCTGAGCTTCATGTTAATCAAGATTTTGGCCAACGGTTATTACGCCCGCCAAGATACCAAAACGCCGGTGAAAATCGGCATCATCGCCATGGTGAGCAACATGGCATTCAATCTGTTAGCAATTCCTTTCAGCTACGTGGGCTTGGCAATTGCCTCTGCCATGTCGGCGACGTTAAACGCTTTCTTGCTTTATCGTGGCTTGGCGAAAGCGGATATCTATCATTTCAGCCGTCAAAGTGCGGTGTTTTTTCTAAAAGTTTTTTGCGCTGCTGCCATGATGGGGTTGTTGGTTTGGTATAACAGCCCAAGCTTGATCGAATGGAATGCCATGAGCTTTTTCAACCGGGTATATTGGTTGGCTTGGTTGATTGTTTTAGCCGCGATAGTTTACGGTGGAATGTTGCTGTTGTTGGGTATTCGGAAACAGCATTTAAGCGGGGCTAATTAG
- the serB gene encoding phosphoserine phosphatase, producing MQTQNLTDILNHFPSLPAPLLADQPCESAQAFILYSDNLNLSKLQTFQQKCGENFLCFAAWNVLHNTVVLLKGEWKSEWIGIAHELALDIAPLNFYASLKQAGLLVMDMDSTAIQIECIDEIAKLAGTGDMVSAITERAMRGELDFSQSLRQRVATLKDAPEGILQEVKQHLPLMPGLVETVKELKNHGWKVAIASGGFTYFAEVLQQKLGLDFIAANQFEIIDGKLTGNVQGTIVDAQYKAQTLQQLAQQFNIAIENTVAIGDGANDLAMMQVADVGVAYHAKPKVQQLAQVIVNFTDLTALLCILSANDKIK from the coding sequence ATGCAAACACAAAATCTGACAGACATCCTCAATCACTTTCCATCTCTCCCGGCACCATTGCTTGCCGACCAACCTTGTGAGTCGGCGCAGGCGTTTATTCTCTACTCCGACAACCTAAATCTCTCAAAGTTACAGACTTTTCAGCAAAAGTGCGGTGAAAATTTTTTGTGTTTTGCCGCTTGGAATGTGTTGCATAACACCGTGGTGTTGCTCAAAGGCGAGTGGAAATCGGAATGGATTGGTATTGCCCATGAATTAGCACTGGATATTGCGCCGCTAAACTTTTACGCCAGTTTGAAGCAAGCGGGATTATTGGTGATGGACATGGATTCCACCGCCATCCAAATTGAATGTATCGATGAAATCGCCAAACTTGCCGGCACCGGCGATATGGTTTCCGCCATTACGGAACGCGCCATGCGTGGTGAACTCGATTTTAGTCAAAGCCTGCGCCAACGGGTTGCTACCTTAAAAGATGCACCGGAAGGCATTTTGCAAGAGGTCAAACAACATTTACCGCTGATGCCGGGATTGGTCGAAACGGTCAAAGAACTCAAAAATCACGGCTGGAAAGTAGCCATTGCTTCCGGTGGATTTACCTATTTTGCCGAAGTATTACAACAAAAACTCGGCTTAGATTTTATTGCCGCCAATCAATTCGAGATTATTGACGGCAAACTTACAGGCAACGTACAAGGCACCATTGTGGATGCGCAATACAAAGCGCAAACCTTACAACAGTTGGCACAACAATTTAACATTGCCATAGAAAACACCGTTGCCATCGGCGACGGCGCCAATGATCTCGCCATGATGCAAGTTGCCGATGTCGGCGTGGCTTATCACGCTAAACCAAAAGTACAACAATTGGCGCAAGTTATCGTCAATTTCACCGATTTAACCGCACTTTTATGTATTTTAAGTGCAAACGACAAAATTAAATAA
- the ispH gene encoding 4-hydroxy-3-methylbut-2-enyl diphosphate reductase, whose product MKIILANPRGFCAGVDRAISIVELALEIHGAPIYVRHEVVHNRFVVNGLRERGAIFVEELNEVPDGAIVIFSAHGVSQAVRQEAKDRNLKVFDATCPLVTKVHMQVARASRKGTKAILIGHKGHPEVEGTMGQYGNQEGGIYLIESVEDIAHLPVQQDDDLTFMTQTTLSLDDAAETITALKEKYPAIQGPHKNDICYATTNRQQAVRELAKQSDLVVVVGSKNSSNSNRLAELASRMGVASKLIDDPNDIQANWFDGVQTIGVTAGASAPEELVQSVISRLKEFGVTTVEELQGLEENMFFEVPKELRVKEMN is encoded by the coding sequence ATGAAAATTATTTTAGCTAATCCGCGCGGTTTCTGCGCCGGCGTTGATCGTGCGATCAGTATTGTGGAATTAGCGTTAGAAATTCACGGGGCACCTATTTATGTGCGTCATGAAGTGGTGCATAACCGTTTTGTTGTGAACGGCTTGCGTGAGCGCGGCGCCATTTTTGTGGAAGAATTAAACGAAGTGCCGGACGGCGCCATTGTGATTTTCTCCGCCCACGGCGTGTCCCAAGCGGTGCGTCAAGAAGCCAAAGACCGCAATCTCAAAGTATTTGACGCCACTTGCCCATTGGTGACGAAAGTGCATATGCAAGTGGCCCGCGCCAGTCGAAAAGGCACTAAGGCGATTTTAATCGGGCATAAAGGCCACCCTGAGGTGGAAGGCACTATGGGGCAATATGGCAACCAAGAGGGCGGCATTTATTTAATCGAAAGCGTGGAAGACATTGCGCATTTGCCGGTGCAGCAGGATGATGATTTAACTTTTATGACGCAAACCACGCTGTCTTTAGATGACGCGGCGGAGACTATCACCGCTTTAAAAGAAAAATATCCTGCGATTCAAGGTCCGCATAAAAATGACATTTGCTACGCCACAACCAACCGTCAACAGGCGGTGCGCGAATTGGCGAAACAATCGGATTTGGTTGTCGTGGTCGGCTCTAAAAATTCCTCGAACTCTAACCGATTGGCAGAACTGGCTTCGCGCATGGGTGTGGCATCAAAATTGATTGATGACCCGAATGACATTCAAGCCAACTGGTTTGACGGCGTGCAAACTATTGGCGTCACAGCCGGCGCCTCCGCCCCCGAAGAACTGGTGCAATCGGTTATTTCCCGCCTAAAAGAATTCGGCGTCACCACCGTGGAAGAACTGCAAGGTCTTGAAGAAAATATGTTCTTTGAA
- the lspA gene encoding signal peptidase II, whose translation MTKTPKSGLSFLWLSLLAFVLDLLTKYIVVQKFDLYESVNILPVFNLTYVRNYGAAFSFLAEHDGWQKFFFIGLAVVISCMLLYFMAKSEVGQKLQNAAYALIIGGALANAVDRAYNGYVIDFFDFYWRDWHYPVFNVADIAICVGAALIALDAFKQGKKQEQK comes from the coding sequence ATGACGAAAACACCAAAATCCGGACTTTCCTTTTTATGGCTTAGCCTACTGGCTTTTGTGCTTGATTTGCTGACGAAATATATCGTAGTACAAAAATTTGATTTGTATGAAAGCGTGAACATTCTGCCTGTCTTTAATCTTACTTATGTGCGAAATTATGGCGCGGCATTCAGTTTTCTGGCAGAGCATGACGGCTGGCAAAAATTCTTTTTTATCGGTTTGGCTGTCGTGATTTCCTGTATGTTGCTTTATTTTATGGCGAAAAGTGAGGTCGGTCAGAAATTGCAAAATGCGGCTTATGCGCTGATTATCGGCGGCGCGTTGGCGAATGCGGTAGATCGTGCTTACAACGGTTATGTAATCGATTTCTTCGATTTTTATTGGCGGGATTGGCATTATCCCGTGTTTAACGTGGCAGATATTGCCATTTGTGTGGGGGCCGCGTTGATTGCTTTAGACGCATTCAAGCAGGGTAAAAAACAGGAACAGAAATAA
- the rpsT gene encoding 30S ribosomal protein S20, producing the protein MANIKSAKKRAVQSEKRRQHNASQRSMMRTYIKKVYAQVAAGEKVAAEAAFVEMQKVVDRMASKGLIHANKAANHKSKLAAQIKKLA; encoded by the coding sequence TTGGCTAATATCAAGTCAGCAAAAAAACGTGCGGTTCAATCTGAAAAACGCCGTCAACACAACGCAAGCCAACGCTCTATGATGCGTACTTACATCAAAAAAGTTTATGCTCAAGTAGCAGCGGGCGAGAAAGTAGCAGCTGAAGCAGCATTCGTTGAAATGCAAAAAGTTGTTGACCGCATGGCTTCTAAAGGCTTAATCCACGCTAACAAAGCAGCCAACCACAAATCTAAATTAGCTGCACAAATCAAAAAATTAGCCTAA
- the ileS gene encoding isoleucine--tRNA ligase, with amino-acid sequence MTDYKNTLNLPETGFPMRGDLAKREPVMLKNWYEKQLYQKIREASKGKKSFILHDGPPYANGSIHIGHAVNKILKDIIVKSKTALGFDSPYIPGWDCHGLPIELKVEGLVGKPNEKISAAEFRQKCREYAAEQVEGQKKDFVRLGVLGDWDNPYLTMNFNTEANIIRTLGKVIANGHLYKGSKPVHWCLDCGSSLAEAEVEYEDRVSPSIYVRFPAESAVEIEGKFNAVGKGSGKLSAVIWTTTPWTMPSNRAISVNAELEYQLVQLGDERVILAADLVDDVAKAIGVEKVKILGSAKGKDLELLRFHHPFYNFTVPIILGDHVTTDGGTGLVHTAPDHGLDDFIVGKQYDLPMAGLVSNDGKFISTTEFFAGKGVFEANPLVVEKLQETGNLLKVEKIKHSYPHCWRHKTPIIFRATPQWFIGMETQGLRQQALGEIKQVRWIPDWGQARIEKMVENRPDWCISRQRTWGVPMTLFVHKETEELHPRTLELLEEVAKRVEKAGIQAWWDLDEKELLGADAETYRKVPDTLDVWFDSGSTYSSVVANRPEFNGQDIDMYLEGSDQHRGWFMSSLMLSTATDSKAPYKQVLTHGFTVDGQGRKMSKSIGNIVTPQEVMDKFGGDILRLWVASTDYTGEMTVSDEILKRAADSYRRIRNTARFLLANLNGFDPQRDAVKPEEMISLDRWAVACALEAQNEIKDAYDNYQFHAVVQRLMRFCSVEMGSFYLDIIKDRQYTTKADSLARRSCQTALWHIAEALVRWMAPILSFTADEVWGYLPQTATTRAEFVFTEEFYEGLFGLGENEKLDDAYWQQLIKVRSEVNRVLEIARNDKVIGGGLEAEVTVYANDEYRTLLEQLGDELRFVLITSKAEVKALADKPADVAAGELEGIAVSVARSHGEKCPRCWHYSDKIGVNPEHPTLCPRCVENVAGNGEVRHFA; translated from the coding sequence ATGACTGATTATAAAAATACCCTTAACCTTCCCGAAACGGGCTTTCCGATGCGTGGTGATTTAGCCAAACGCGAGCCTGTGATGTTAAAAAACTGGTACGAAAAACAGTTGTATCAAAAAATTCGTGAAGCCTCAAAAGGCAAAAAGTCCTTTATTTTACACGATGGCCCTCCGTATGCGAACGGTAGCATTCATATCGGCCATGCGGTGAATAAAATTCTGAAAGATATTATTGTTAAATCCAAAACCGCATTAGGTTTTGATTCTCCTTATATTCCGGGTTGGGACTGCCACGGCTTGCCGATTGAATTGAAAGTAGAAGGCTTAGTGGGCAAACCGAACGAGAAAATTTCAGCGGCGGAATTTCGTCAAAAATGCCGTGAATATGCGGCAGAACAGGTGGAAGGTCAGAAAAAAGACTTCGTGCGCCTCGGCGTGTTGGGCGATTGGGATAATCCGTATCTGACCATGAATTTCAACACTGAAGCCAACATTATCCGCACTCTGGGCAAAGTGATCGCCAACGGGCATTTATATAAAGGCTCCAAGCCGGTGCATTGGTGCTTGGATTGCGGTTCGTCTTTGGCGGAAGCGGAAGTGGAATATGAAGACCGCGTGTCGCCGTCCATTTATGTGCGTTTCCCGGCGGAAAGTGCGGTGGAAATTGAGGGTAAATTTAACGCCGTCGGCAAAGGCAGCGGCAAGCTGTCTGCCGTGATTTGGACCACAACCCCTTGGACCATGCCGTCCAACCGTGCCATTTCCGTGAATGCGGAGTTGGAATATCAGCTTGTGCAATTAGGCGACGAGCGCGTGATTTTAGCTGCCGATTTGGTGGACGATGTGGCGAAAGCGATTGGCGTGGAGAAGGTGAAAATCTTAGGTTCCGCAAAAGGCAAAGATCTCGAGTTATTACGCTTTCATCACCCGTTCTACAATTTCACCGTGCCGATTATTTTAGGCGATCATGTGACTACCGACGGCGGTACCGGTTTAGTACATACCGCACCGGATCACGGTTTAGACGACTTTATCGTGGGTAAACAATATGACTTACCGATGGCTGGCCTTGTGTCTAATGACGGTAAATTTATTTCCACTACCGAATTCTTTGCCGGCAAAGGCGTATTTGAAGCCAATCCATTAGTGGTTGAAAAATTACAAGAAACAGGCAATTTATTAAAAGTTGAGAAAATCAAACACAGCTACCCACACTGCTGGCGCCATAAAACCCCGATTATTTTCCGTGCAACACCACAATGGTTTATCGGTATGGAAACGCAAGGTTTACGCCAACAAGCCTTAGGTGAAATCAAACAAGTTCGTTGGATTCCGGATTGGGGTCAAGCACGTATCGAAAAAATGGTGGAAAACCGCCCTGACTGGTGTATTTCCCGTCAACGTACTTGGGGCGTGCCGATGACCTTATTCGTGCACAAAGAAACCGAAGAACTTCATCCGCGTACCTTAGAGCTACTTGAAGAAGTGGCGAAACGTGTAGAGAAAGCCGGTATTCAAGCATGGTGGGATTTAGATGAAAAAGAATTATTAGGTGCGGATGCAGAAACCTATCGCAAAGTGCCTGATACCCTTGACGTATGGTTTGACTCAGGATCAACCTATTCTTCTGTGGTGGCGAATCGCCCGGAATTTAACGGTCAAGATATTGATATGTATTTAGAAGGTTCCGACCAACACCGTGGTTGGTTTATGTCTTCTTTAATGCTTTCTACCGCAACAGACAGCAAAGCGCCATACAAACAAGTATTAACTCACGGCTTCACCGTGGATGGTCAAGGCCGTAAGATGTCAAAATCTATCGGTAACATCGTGACGCCACAAGAAGTGATGGATAAATTCGGTGGCGACATTTTACGTTTATGGGTGGCTTCTACCGACTATACCGGTGAAATGACCGTTTCCGATGAAATCTTAAAACGTGCGGCAGACAGCTATCGTCGTATTCGTAACACGGCACGTTTCTTGTTAGCGAACTTAAACGGTTTTGACCCACAACGTGATGCGGTGAAACCGGAAGAGATGATTAGCTTGGATCGTTGGGCGGTGGCTTGTGCATTAGAAGCACAAAACGAAATCAAAGACGCTTATGATAACTATCAATTCCACGCCGTGGTGCAACGCTTAATGCGTTTCTGTTCGGTGGAAATGGGCTCGTTCTACCTTGATATTATCAAAGACCGTCAATACACCACCAAAGCGGACAGCCTTGCGCGCCGTAGTTGCCAAACAGCATTATGGCACATTGCCGAAGCGTTGGTACGTTGGATGGCACCAATTCTTTCCTTTACGGCGGATGAAGTTTGGGGCTACTTGCCACAAACGGCGACGACACGTGCAGAATTCGTCTTCACTGAAGAATTCTACGAAGGCTTATTTGGTTTAGGCGAGAACGAAAAATTAGATGATGCTTACTGGCAACAACTGATTAAAGTACGTTCCGAAGTAAACCGCGTATTAGAAATTGCCCGTAACGACAAAGTGATCGGTGGCGGTTTAGAAGCGGAAGTCACCGTTTACGCTAACGATGAATATCGTACCTTGTTGGAACAATTAGGCGATGAATTACGTTTCGTATTAATTACCTCAAAAGCGGAAGTGAAAGCATTGGCGGATAAACCGGCGGATGTGGCGGCAGGCGAGTTAGAGGGGATTGCGGTAAGCGTAGCACGTTCTCACGGCGAAAAATGCCCACGTTGCTGGCATTATTCCGACAAAATCGGCGTGAATCCGGAACATCCGACACTTTGCCCGCGTTGCGTAGAAAACGTTGCAGGTAACGGCGAAGTGAGACATTTCGCTTAA
- the ribF gene encoding bifunctional riboflavin kinase/FAD synthetase, with protein MQLFRGLGNLPHNLQGCTLTIGNFDGVHLGHQAILRHLRQKADELNLPMAVMLFEPQPREYFLSDKAPARLMRLRDKLYYLKQAGVNIVIVAKFDRTFAGMPAEQFIEDWLVRKLNVKFLSIGDDFKFGAKRQGNFAMLQQAGEKFGFTVEDNRSFCLDELRISSTAIREALANDDLTLAEKLLGRPYRILGRVIHGNQLGRTIGFPTANIRLHRQVNPVKGVYAVRVRLKSGAFFNGVANIGTRPTINGVNQLLEAHLFDFQGDIYGQWLEVELCHKIRNEMKFASFDDLKDQIAKDVETAKNIFKTDRTF; from the coding sequence ATGCAACTCTTTCGTGGCTTGGGAAATTTACCGCACAATTTGCAAGGTTGCACATTGACAATTGGCAATTTTGACGGGGTGCATTTAGGGCATCAGGCGATTTTGCGCCATTTACGCCAAAAAGCGGACGAGCTGAACTTGCCTATGGCGGTTATGTTGTTTGAACCCCAGCCGCGAGAATATTTTCTGAGTGACAAAGCCCCCGCGCGCTTAATGCGTTTGCGTGACAAATTGTATTATCTCAAACAAGCGGGCGTGAACATTGTCATCGTGGCAAAATTCGACCGCACTTTTGCGGGCATGCCGGCTGAGCAATTTATAGAAGATTGGTTGGTGCGCAAATTAAACGTTAAGTTTTTGAGTATCGGCGATGATTTCAAATTCGGTGCCAAACGCCAAGGCAATTTTGCTATGTTGCAACAAGCCGGTGAAAAGTTTGGTTTTACCGTCGAAGATAACCGTAGCTTTTGCTTGGATGAGCTGCGAATCAGCAGTACAGCGATTCGCGAAGCGTTGGCAAATGATGATTTAACGTTAGCGGAAAAATTACTTGGGCGTCCTTATCGTATTTTAGGTCGCGTGATTCATGGCAATCAGCTTGGTCGCACCATCGGCTTTCCTACTGCGAACATTCGCTTGCATCGTCAGGTGAATCCGGTGAAAGGGGTTTACGCGGTTAGAGTGCGGTTAAAATCCGGCGCGTTTTTTAATGGGGTCGCGAACATCGGCACCCGCCCGACCATCAACGGTGTGAATCAATTACTAGAAGCGCATTTGTTTGATTTTCAAGGCGATATTTATGGACAATGGTTGGAAGTCGAGCTATGCCATAAAATCCGCAATGAAATGAAATTTGCGTCTTTTGACGATTTAAAAGATCAAATTGCGAAGGATGTGGAAACGGCGAAAAACATCTTTAAAACCGACCGCACTTTTTAG
- a CDS encoding YtjB family periplasmic protein — protein sequence MHLVKEKMIKFMMFFGIVLLCAGIMAVILFGVKQFKIGSQLSSVNQVANVSHLLTRQQASLFSMLLVNNAKTERLVENLDNFVKEEFVLDAALYARNGELLAQSTNSPDMRSLLGLDKQEDKEADSQQIVEPIYSSNGVEGFLRMTFDAKYGQSTKSKINQIFHRLYGEIIIVFLVGVLFASSLHYFLSHYRRSRIHVVEKTPVLRNKTTQSRSKLFHQRRRRVR from the coding sequence TTGCATTTAGTAAAAGAAAAAATGATTAAATTTATGATGTTCTTCGGCATTGTTTTGTTATGCGCGGGCATCATGGCAGTCATTTTATTTGGCGTAAAACAGTTCAAAATCGGTTCACAACTTTCTAGCGTAAACCAAGTGGCGAATGTATCCCATTTACTGACGCGTCAACAAGCCAGTTTGTTCTCGATGTTATTGGTCAATAACGCGAAAACCGAACGACTGGTGGAAAATTTGGATAACTTTGTAAAAGAAGAATTTGTGTTGGATGCCGCACTTTATGCGCGTAATGGTGAATTATTGGCGCAAAGTACGAATTCCCCTGATATGCGAAGTTTATTGGGACTAGATAAACAGGAAGACAAAGAGGCAGACTCACAACAAATCGTCGAACCGATTTATTCGTCTAACGGTGTAGAAGGCTTTCTACGCATGACTTTTGATGCTAAATACGGGCAATCGACAAAAAGCAAAATTAATCAGATTTTTCATCGTTTATATGGTGAAATTATTATTGTGTTTTTAGTGGGCGTGTTGTTTGCCAGCAGTCTGCATTATTTCCTCAGCCACTACCGCCGTAGCCGTATTCATGTGGTAGAAAAAACGCCTGTATTGAGAAATAAGACCACGCAATCGAGAAGTAAATTATTTCATCAGCGGCGTAGGAGAGTGAGATAG
- a CDS encoding YajQ family cyclic di-GMP-binding protein: protein MPSFDIVSEISGHEIRNAVENANRELTNRWDFRNVQAAIEFNEKNESIKVSSESDFQVEQLIDILRNACIKRNIESTSLDIPADYEHSGKTYSKEIKLKQGIETDMAKKITKLIKDSKIKVQSQIQGEQVRVTGKSRDDLQAVIQLVKTAELGQPFQFNNFRD, encoded by the coding sequence ATGCCATCATTCGACATTGTTTCCGAAATCAGCGGACACGAAATCCGCAACGCCGTGGAAAACGCCAACCGCGAACTCACCAACCGTTGGGACTTCCGTAACGTACAAGCCGCAATTGAATTTAACGAAAAAAATGAAAGCATTAAAGTGAGCAGCGAATCGGATTTCCAAGTGGAGCAACTCATCGACATCTTACGTAACGCGTGTATTAAACGTAACATCGAATCCACTTCCTTGGATATTCCTGCCGACTATGAACACAGCGGCAAAACGTACAGCAAAGAAATCAAGCTGAAACAAGGCATTGAAACCGACATGGCGAAAAAGATCACCAAGCTGATCAAAGATTCCAAAATCAAAGTCCAAAGCCAAATCCAAGGCGAGCAAGTCCGTGTTACCGGTAAATCCCGCGATGATTTACAAGCCGTGATTCAACTCGTCAAAACCGCCGAACTGGGACAACCATTCCAATTCAATAATTTCCGCGATTAA
- the pth gene encoding aminoacyl-tRNA hydrolase, producing MSEIKLIVGLGNPGDKYADTRHNAGEWLIARLARRFDVTLNAENKFSGYVGKTLINSKEIRFLVPMTFMNLSGKAVGALANFYRIKPEEILVLHDELDLPPGSVKLKLGGGHGGHNGLKDIVAALGNNNNFYRLRIGIGHPGHRDLVAGYVLNKPSPSEREALEKALDEAANCVELLFKDGIVKATNRLNSFKI from the coding sequence ATGTCAGAAATTAAGTTAATCGTTGGGCTTGGCAATCCCGGCGATAAATACGCAGACACCCGCCACAATGCCGGAGAATGGTTAATTGCACGCTTAGCACGGCGGTTTGATGTCACATTAAATGCGGAGAATAAGTTTTCCGGTTATGTGGGAAAAACACTGATTAATAGCAAAGAAATCCGCTTTTTGGTGCCGATGACATTTATGAATTTAAGCGGCAAAGCGGTAGGCGCATTGGCGAATTTTTATCGTATCAAGCCGGAAGAAATTTTAGTCCTGCATGATGAGTTAGATTTACCGCCCGGTAGCGTTAAACTGAAATTAGGCGGCGGACATGGCGGACACAACGGCTTAAAAGATATTGTCGCCGCATTGGGCAATAACAATAATTTTTATCGTCTGCGCATTGGGATTGGTCACCCGGGACATCGTGATTTGGTGGCGGGTTATGTGTTAAACAAACCGTCCCCCAGTGAGCGCGAAGCACTTGAAAAAGCCTTGGATGAAGCCGCAAATTGCGTGGAACTGCTTTTCAAAGACGGCATCGTCAAAGCCACTAATCGACTGAATAGTTTTAAAATTTAG